The Manihot esculenta cultivar AM560-2 chromosome 11, M.esculenta_v8, whole genome shotgun sequence genome includes a region encoding these proteins:
- the LOC110626288 gene encoding uncharacterized protein LOC110626288, producing MSIDPTAPMTYMDEDASSGSGDDGNMLDGQNKLQSGTPSNSGRRKRSRKATGDAIVDAMLEIAAASKMRAAAIMKNEDRFSISKCIKVLDEMQDTSTSMDNFDLELDEMELVAAAAGYYYYNSINRQPRCSSSPSGSGFMTEVLEGHDDLCREMFRMDKHVFHKLCNDLRQRGMLRDTAGVMIEEQLGIFLNIIGHNERNRVIQERFQHSGETISRHFNNVLKAIKSLSREFLQQPPLATPSEILCSSRFYPYFKDCIGVIDGMHIPAHVPAKDQSRFRNRKGVLSQNVLAACTFDLQFIFIYPGWEGSAADSRVLRAVLDDPDQNFPHIPEGKYYLVDTGYSNVEGFIAPYLGVRYHLHEFRGANQLPRNARELFNHRHSSLRNVIQRSFSVLKTRFPILKLAPQYGFHIQRDIVIAACVLHNYIRREERNDWLFASVDGVAVEELPDFDDQTEMQLASSIQEQIAFSLRESIAAAMWNDFINKWDQW from the exons ATGTCTATTGATCCTACTGCACCAATGACTTACATGGATGAGGATGCTTCTTCGGGCTCTGGAGATGATGGGAACATGTTGGATGGACAAAACAAGCTTCAGTCGGGAACACCCTCTAATTCTGGTCGTCGCAAGAGGAGTCGTAAGGCTACTGGTGATGCTATTGTGGACGCTATGCTTGAAATTGCAGCTGCTTCCAAAATGAGGGCCGCTGCCATAATGAAGAATGAGGACCGCTTTTCCATAAGTAAATGCATTAAAGTCTTGGATGAGATGCAAG ATACTTCAACTAGCATGGACAACTTTGACTTAGAATTGGACGAGATGGAATTAGTTGCAGCAGCCGCAGGCTACTACTATTATAATAGTATAAACAGGCAGCCTCGTTGCAGTTCCTCACCAAGTGGAAGTGGCTTCATGACTGAAGTGCTGGAAGGCCATGATGATTTATGTCGGGAAATGTTTCGGATGGATAAACATGTTTTTCACAAGTTATGTAATGATCTTCGGCAGAGAGGCATGTTACGTGATACTGCTGGTGTTATGATAGAGGAACAGCTGGGAATTTTCTTAAACATCATTGGTCATAATGAGCGTAACAGAGTAATCCAAGAGAGGTTTCAACATTCAGGTGAAACCATAAGCAGGCATTTCAATAATGTGTTGAAGGCAATCAAGTCACTTTCACGTGAATTCCTGCAACAACCTCCTCTTGCAACTCCTTCAGAAATTCTCTGTAGCAGTCGGTTTTATCCATATTTTAAG GATTGCATTGGAGTCATAGATGGCATGCACATCCCTGCACATGTGCCAGCCAAAGACCAATCTCGATTTCGTAATAGGAAAGGGGTTTTATCTCAAAATGTTTTGGCAGCATGCACATTTGACTTGCAGTTTATATTCATTTATCCAGGTTGGGAAGGCTCTGCTGCAGATTCACGTGTATTAAGGGCAGTCCTTGATGATCCAGATCAGAATTTCCCACATATACCTGAAG GAAAATATTATCTAGTTGATACAGGGTACTCAAATGTGGAAGGATTTATCGCTCCATATCTAGGAGTTCGTTATCACCTTCATGAATTTAGAGGTGCCAATCAGTTGCCTAGAAATGCAAGAGAATTATTCAATCACCGACATTCATCTCTTAGGAATGTCATCCAGAGGTCTTTCAGTGTGCTAAAAACTCGATTTCCCATCCTCAAACTTGCCCCTCAATATGGATTTCATATCCAAAGGGATATAGTAATTGCTGCATGTGTTTTACATAATTACATCCGACGTGAGGAAAGAAATGATTGGTTGTTTGCTAGTGTTGATGGGGTTGCAGTGGAAGAACTGCCTGATTTTGATGATCAAACTGAAATGCAGCTGGCATCTTCCATTCAGGAGCAAATTGCTTTCTCATTGCGAGAATCAATCGCAGCAGCAATGTGGAATGACTTCATTAACAAATGGGATCAGTGGTGA